One Halobacteriovorax sp. GB3 genomic window carries:
- the msrA gene encoding peptide-methionine (S)-S-oxide reductase MsrA: MRTIVLAGGCFWGMQDLFRKQKGVIKTRVGYTGGALPDPTYKEVKTGTTNHAEAIEITYEENETSLNDLFHFFFKMHNPTTINQQGNDIGSQYRSAIFYSCEEELVEAKKVIKEVDESGFWEKPIVTKLEPLKKFTEAEDFHQDYLEKNPNGYTCHFIRS; this comes from the coding sequence ATGAGAACGATTGTTTTAGCTGGTGGATGTTTTTGGGGAATGCAGGATCTTTTTAGAAAGCAAAAAGGTGTTATAAAAACTCGAGTTGGATATACGGGAGGAGCACTTCCTGATCCTACATATAAAGAAGTAAAAACTGGTACTACTAATCACGCTGAAGCGATAGAGATTACTTATGAAGAGAATGAAACATCTTTAAATGATTTATTTCATTTCTTCTTTAAAATGCATAATCCTACGACTATAAATCAACAGGGGAATGATATTGGTTCTCAGTATCGTTCTGCGATTTTTTATTCATGTGAAGAAGAACTCGTTGAGGCAAAGAAAGTGATTAAAGAAGTTGATGAAAGTGGATTTTGGGAAAAGCCAATTGTCACTAAATTAGAGCCACTTAAGAAATTCACTGAAGCCGAAGACTTTCATCAAGACTATCTAGAAAAGAATCCTAACGGATATACTTGTCATTTTATTCGATCTTGA
- a CDS encoding TolC family protein — translation MKLLTLIICLFSYNCYALTLEDALKRLHENEQVKIAKKETEISNIEVDVLKSAVLPDVSLNGSYNKYGPGKTLNESDQTSMSVGLVQPLYRGLKEWKAFESAKIYSKSQKYLENAKIRELQQELIIKFFNFLIKSKELELNRELVRLSDERLKDISYRVKIGKSKRSDYLSAESLLFNTKANVERLQKEVDDARILITTLIPLEKEEVLTAPEFKNNISFNESDIENYPTVRALELLRDIAKKKIEISKADHQPSVDLKSNYYLHNSNDSTQRDWDAAVVMSFPLYSGGKTSAQVSADELRYRRTIYEIDRGKKVISETLSTLYNEFETGERRIDLLDKANKANKVNYEEYRKEFKLGLVTSLEVLSALTQYIEAKKNFYTTKLSVQSAGFQIKSLAGKNL, via the coding sequence ATGAAATTACTTACATTAATAATTTGTTTATTTAGTTACAATTGTTACGCCCTGACGTTGGAAGATGCTCTTAAGCGTCTTCATGAAAATGAACAGGTGAAAATAGCAAAGAAAGAAACAGAGATATCAAACATTGAAGTTGATGTTTTGAAATCAGCGGTCTTACCAGATGTATCGCTAAATGGATCATATAATAAGTATGGACCTGGAAAGACTCTGAATGAATCAGATCAAACATCAATGTCGGTGGGACTCGTTCAACCACTCTATAGAGGCTTGAAAGAATGGAAGGCCTTTGAGTCAGCAAAAATTTATTCTAAGTCACAAAAGTATCTAGAAAACGCAAAAATTCGTGAGTTACAGCAAGAACTAATCATCAAATTTTTTAATTTTTTGATTAAATCAAAGGAACTTGAACTTAATAGAGAACTTGTTCGACTCTCTGATGAGAGATTGAAAGATATTTCGTATAGAGTGAAAATTGGTAAATCTAAGAGAAGTGATTATTTATCAGCTGAGTCGCTACTCTTTAATACAAAAGCTAATGTAGAGAGATTACAAAAAGAAGTTGATGATGCTCGTATTTTGATAACAACTCTAATTCCTCTTGAAAAAGAAGAGGTTTTAACAGCACCAGAGTTTAAAAATAATATTTCCTTTAATGAAAGCGATATTGAAAATTATCCTACAGTAAGGGCCTTAGAGCTTTTACGTGATATCGCAAAAAAGAAAATTGAAATCTCAAAGGCCGATCATCAACCAAGCGTTGATTTAAAGTCTAATTATTATTTACATAACTCAAATGATTCTACTCAAAGAGATTGGGATGCTGCAGTTGTTATGAGTTTTCCTCTCTATTCTGGCGGGAAGACATCAGCACAAGTGAGTGCAGATGAACTTCGCTATAGAAGAACGATTTATGAAATTGATAGAGGTAAGAAAGTTATTAGTGAAACACTATCGACTCTATATAACGAGTTTGAAACAGGTGAAAGAAGAATTGATCTCCTCGATAAGGCAAATAAAGCAAATAAGGTGAATTACGAAGAATATAGAAAGGAATTCAAACTAGGTCTCGTTACTTCTTTAGAAGTACTTTCAGCTCTTACACAATATATTGAGGCCAAGAAAAATTTCTATACAACAAAGTTATCAGTACAAAGTGCTGGTTTTCAAATTAAGTCATTAGCAGGGAAAAATTTGTGA
- a CDS encoding flavin reductase family protein, whose product MKTYRLSDLENFDQRYRANFVNSLSGFKSVALVGTYDENKNSNLAIISSLFHLGAHPPLIGMIIRPHSVPRHTLENILSTKFYTINHIREEFYKQAHQTSARYDRDVSEFEATNLQISDISNKAPYVNESQIKFLVEYVEHQTLKVNDTVLVIGKIVEVHLPEEIIESDGALNIEMAGTITCSGLDRYHKTEELSRLPYAKPNIKIE is encoded by the coding sequence ATGAAGACATATAGACTTTCAGATTTAGAAAATTTTGATCAAAGATATAGGGCCAACTTTGTTAACTCCCTCTCTGGATTTAAAAGCGTGGCCCTTGTAGGAACATATGATGAAAATAAAAATAGTAACTTAGCTATTATTAGTTCCTTATTTCACCTAGGTGCTCATCCACCTCTTATAGGAATGATTATCAGACCTCACAGTGTTCCAAGGCATACTCTTGAAAATATCCTTTCTACTAAGTTCTATACAATCAATCACATTAGGGAAGAATTTTATAAGCAGGCACACCAAACTTCTGCACGCTATGATCGCGATGTCTCTGAATTCGAGGCAACAAATTTACAAATTTCAGATATAAGCAATAAAGCCCCGTATGTGAATGAGTCCCAAATAAAGTTTCTTGTAGAGTATGTCGAACATCAAACTTTAAAAGTGAATGACACTGTTCTAGTTATTGGTAAAATTGTTGAAGTTCATTTACCAGAAGAGATTATAGAATCAGATGGTGCTCTTAATATTGAAATGGCGGGAACAATTACATGCTCAGGGCTTGATCGATATCATAAAACAGAAGAACTTAGTCGTCTGCCTTATGCTAAACCTAATATCAAGATCGAATAA
- a CDS encoding phytoene desaturase family protein: protein MKKIAIIGAGYSGLSIAALLAKYGYYVTVFEKHGELGGCAGYFSRGKDTFDAGATTLSGLRDGGPFRKILDVLDLDVDVLEVEDGIRIISDEHELIIGNSIDSTIEQFNKVFPHFNSESFWKQMKEDQDRALNLVSNLSYIQFPSVENISKLLTTELFSKLRALPLITKSFYDVYLKPLNASKEVEKVIDEILMISTQSTSKDVPALFGILGVMYPFDLWCATGGMKSLMYELKNLIKRYDGTIYLSEKVEKINLEKDIFHIETAKRKMSFDYVISCVPNFSLENIVDGGLKRQLNLNVKKTLKKWSAITSYFVMDTEEEIPGTYYQFLISDAPFGKSRSIFVSLSHIDDEVRTKGNRRLVTISYHTDATEWKLNERDEDYKKAKECIKLFCERSLRNVFEKYKITQIRNTAVGTPLTFQRYTNREKGFLGGIPYSLSDPLFLHQRTKTSVSNFYCLSDTTIPGQSIYSLSLSSLNLLGYIKKVSLI, encoded by the coding sequence ATGAAGAAGATAGCTATTATTGGAGCAGGATATTCAGGCCTTTCAATCGCTGCACTTCTAGCAAAGTATGGGTACTATGTTACGGTTTTTGAAAAGCATGGTGAGCTTGGCGGTTGTGCAGGTTATTTTTCGCGTGGAAAAGATACATTTGATGCAGGCGCAACGACATTGTCAGGACTAAGAGATGGTGGACCATTTCGAAAGATCTTAGATGTTCTCGATCTTGATGTAGATGTTCTAGAAGTTGAAGATGGAATAAGAATTATATCTGATGAACATGAATTAATTATTGGAAATTCAATTGATTCTACTATTGAACAGTTCAATAAGGTCTTCCCGCATTTTAATTCTGAATCATTTTGGAAACAAATGAAAGAAGACCAGGATAGGGCATTAAATCTCGTATCAAATTTAAGCTATATTCAATTCCCTTCTGTCGAAAATATTTCAAAGTTATTAACAACTGAGCTTTTTTCAAAGCTAAGGGCCTTACCGCTTATTACAAAGAGTTTTTATGACGTTTATTTAAAACCTCTTAATGCTTCTAAAGAAGTAGAAAAAGTTATCGATGAAATATTGATGATCTCGACACAATCGACTTCAAAAGATGTGCCTGCTCTTTTTGGAATTCTAGGTGTTATGTACCCTTTTGATCTTTGGTGCGCTACAGGGGGAATGAAATCATTAATGTACGAGCTAAAAAATCTAATTAAAAGATATGATGGTACAATTTATTTAAGTGAAAAAGTAGAAAAAATAAATTTAGAAAAAGATATTTTTCATATAGAAACGGCCAAAAGGAAGATGAGTTTTGATTATGTCATATCCTGTGTACCAAATTTTAGTCTAGAAAATATCGTAGATGGTGGCTTAAAACGCCAATTAAATTTAAATGTTAAAAAGACTTTGAAGAAGTGGTCTGCAATTACAAGCTATTTTGTAATGGATACAGAAGAAGAAATTCCTGGCACTTATTATCAATTTCTAATTTCTGATGCGCCGTTTGGTAAGAGCCGCTCCATTTTTGTCTCTCTATCCCATATTGATGATGAAGTTCGAACAAAGGGAAATCGAAGGCTTGTCACGATTTCTTATCATACTGATGCAACCGAGTGGAAATTGAATGAAAGAGATGAAGATTATAAAAAGGCAAAGGAATGTATTAAATTATTTTGTGAAAGATCTCTTCGAAATGTATTTGAAAAATATAAGATCACACAAATTAGAAATACAGCGGTTGGTACACCATTAACCTTTCAAAGATATACAAATAGAGAAAAAGGTTTTCTAGGGGGGATACCCTATTCTTTGAGTGACCCGCTTTTCCTGCATCAAAGAACTAAAACGTCCGTATCTAATTTCTACTGTTTAAGTGATACGACAATTCCAGGTCAAAGTATCTATTCTCTATCATTGTCGAGTTTAAATCTTCTAGGTTACATCAAGAAAGTGTCATTGATCTAA
- a CDS encoding efflux RND transporter permease subunit, with translation MNLTEISIKKPVFAWMVMASFIIFGYLCFRELGVSEKPDVDFPVVSVSVGWEGAAPEVVELDIIDILESSLLSVEGIKQITSQARRGRADVTLEFEIDTDIDVAVQEVQSILSSAQRRLPDDIDAPVVRKSNPEDRPIMWLSITSSEMSKKELMTFVRDQIKDRFQTIDGVSEVILGGYVDPSLRVWVSDKKLKQYDLSVLDVYNAISNEHNEYPAGIYENPSTEYNVRVLGEAKSVNDFENISINQRGGAPNYSPIPLKKVAEIEDGLDDVRRISRVMGEQSIGLGFRKKRGSNSVDVAHNVKDKMVIIANALPKGTSIGVNYDGTVFIEDSIEELKFTLVLAGVMTSAVVLFFLGSLGAAFNIVLSIPTAIIATFIGVKVFGFTLNTFTMLGLTLAVGLVVDDNIMILENITRKFKEGHSKIKASLLGTQEISFAALASSTAIIAIFLPLGFMSGIVGKYFYQFAVTICIAIFFSYIDAITLTPMRTSIMLGEDKKEGHRFIDRVMEKLEGFYSRTLDAALKFRFFVLGGAVVLFASTFFIFKSLKREFVPPQDQSRLILFMKTKPGSSLEYTQKKVAEIEKILMSYDELRRYFVAIGGFTGTESNTAFGYVTLKDKRERPKNKEANRVLTQQEFSDFLKADIRKNVKGIFAFVRDPSLGGFGQGEGYPIEFSITGPDWDVLIETSEDLKKKMEESKLMVGIDSNYKGKIPELHIVPDREKALARGVSVDAIGKTIQSMVSGVVAGKFAKGGRRYDVKVKIKENELNEMADITKITVRNNRGQLIPLSEVTKVEETTGLLSIIREDRTRSITLTANLAPKVAQSDALEYVRENFANNLPEEYTLIESGSTRTYNESFYSLIYVIVLGLVIAYMILASQFNSFVSPITILSALPFSFTGAFIALKLGGQTLNMYSMIGLILLMGIVKKNSIILVDLTNQMRAKGLGIREALMEACPVRLRPIIMTSVSTVAGTVPAALSLGPGAETRIPMALAVIGGLVFSTVLTLYIVPCIYTLLPGRINEERQSI, from the coding sequence GTGAATTTAACAGAAATCTCAATCAAGAAGCCAGTCTTTGCATGGATGGTAATGGCTTCATTTATTATATTTGGTTACCTATGTTTTAGGGAATTAGGTGTCAGTGAAAAACCAGATGTCGATTTTCCAGTGGTAAGTGTATCTGTCGGATGGGAAGGTGCCGCACCTGAAGTTGTTGAATTAGATATTATCGATATCTTAGAAAGTTCACTTCTCTCAGTGGAGGGGATAAAGCAAATTACTTCTCAGGCTAGACGTGGACGTGCAGATGTTACGTTAGAATTTGAGATTGATACAGATATTGACGTAGCTGTTCAAGAAGTTCAATCGATTCTAAGTTCAGCTCAAAGGCGTTTGCCGGATGATATCGATGCTCCGGTTGTAAGAAAGTCGAATCCAGAAGATAGACCAATTATGTGGTTAAGTATTACTTCTTCAGAGATGAGTAAGAAAGAATTAATGACATTTGTAAGAGATCAAATCAAAGATAGATTTCAAACGATTGATGGAGTGTCAGAGGTTATTCTAGGTGGATATGTTGATCCAAGCTTAAGAGTTTGGGTTAGTGATAAAAAGCTCAAGCAATATGATCTTTCCGTTCTTGATGTGTATAACGCTATTTCTAATGAACATAATGAATATCCCGCAGGTATCTATGAAAACCCTTCGACAGAATACAATGTTCGAGTTCTTGGTGAAGCTAAATCAGTAAATGATTTCGAGAATATTTCAATTAATCAAAGGGGTGGAGCGCCAAACTATTCGCCTATTCCACTTAAGAAGGTCGCAGAGATTGAAGATGGCCTTGATGATGTAAGAAGAATCTCGCGTGTTATGGGAGAGCAATCTATTGGTCTAGGTTTCCGAAAAAAGAGAGGCTCGAATTCAGTAGATGTAGCCCATAATGTAAAAGATAAGATGGTGATTATCGCTAATGCATTGCCAAAGGGGACGTCCATTGGTGTTAACTATGATGGAACAGTCTTTATTGAAGATTCAATTGAAGAATTAAAATTTACTCTTGTTCTTGCTGGAGTTATGACTTCAGCAGTTGTTCTATTCTTCTTAGGATCACTCGGTGCTGCATTTAATATTGTTTTATCTATACCAACAGCTATTATTGCGACGTTTATTGGAGTGAAAGTTTTTGGCTTTACGTTAAACACTTTTACGATGCTTGGTCTAACCCTCGCAGTAGGTCTCGTCGTTGATGATAACATCATGATTCTTGAAAATATTACGAGGAAATTTAAAGAAGGTCATTCTAAGATCAAGGCTTCACTCTTAGGGACTCAAGAAATTAGTTTTGCGGCCCTTGCATCGTCTACGGCCATTATCGCAATATTTCTTCCTCTTGGGTTTATGTCGGGAATTGTTGGGAAGTACTTCTATCAATTTGCTGTAACCATTTGTATTGCAATTTTCTTTTCATATATTGATGCGATTACACTAACGCCAATGAGAACATCGATAATGCTTGGTGAAGATAAAAAAGAAGGTCACCGTTTTATTGATAGGGTCATGGAAAAATTAGAAGGTTTTTATAGTAGAACACTTGATGCTGCATTGAAATTTAGATTCTTTGTTCTAGGTGGAGCAGTTGTTCTTTTTGCTTCAACATTCTTTATCTTCAAATCTCTTAAAAGAGAATTTGTACCACCTCAAGATCAATCAAGACTCATTCTTTTTATGAAGACAAAACCTGGTTCGTCATTAGAATACACGCAAAAAAAAGTTGCTGAGATTGAAAAAATCTTAATGTCTTATGATGAACTTAGAAGATACTTCGTTGCCATTGGTGGGTTTACAGGAACTGAGTCAAACACAGCTTTTGGATATGTGACACTGAAAGATAAAAGAGAGCGACCTAAGAACAAAGAAGCAAATAGAGTCCTTACTCAACAGGAATTTTCCGATTTTTTAAAAGCCGACATAAGAAAAAACGTTAAGGGCATTTTTGCTTTCGTTCGCGACCCTTCTCTTGGCGGTTTTGGTCAAGGTGAAGGTTACCCAATTGAATTCAGTATTACAGGACCTGATTGGGATGTTCTTATTGAGACTTCTGAAGATCTTAAGAAAAAGATGGAAGAATCTAAGTTGATGGTTGGAATTGATTCAAATTACAAAGGAAAGATTCCTGAGTTGCATATCGTACCAGATCGAGAAAAAGCTCTTGCTCGTGGTGTTTCTGTTGATGCTATTGGTAAAACGATTCAATCAATGGTTAGTGGTGTCGTCGCCGGTAAATTTGCCAAAGGTGGCAGACGTTATGATGTGAAAGTTAAGATCAAAGAGAATGAGCTTAATGAAATGGCAGATATTACAAAAATTACTGTTAGAAATAACAGAGGTCAGCTGATCCCATTAAGTGAGGTAACAAAAGTTGAAGAAACAACTGGTCTTCTTTCAATCATTCGTGAAGATAGAACGCGCTCGATAACATTGACGGCTAACTTGGCTCCAAAGGTTGCTCAAAGTGATGCTCTTGAATATGTAAGAGAGAACTTTGCAAATAATCTTCCTGAGGAATACACATTGATTGAGAGTGGATCTACTCGAACATATAATGAGTCTTTTTACAGCTTGATTTATGTAATCGTTTTAGGCCTTGTTATTGCCTATATGATCTTGGCGTCACAGTTTAATAGTTTTGTAAGTCCTATTACAATTTTATCGGCCCTACCATTTAGTTTTACAGGTGCCTTCATTGCTTTAAAGCTAGGGGGTCAGACTTTAAACATGTACAGTATGATTGGTCTTATTCTTCTAATGGGTATCGTTAAGAAGAACTCGATTATCTTGGTTGATTTAACAAATCAGATGAGAGCTAAAGGCTTAGGAATAAGAGAAGCACTTATGGAAGCTTGTCCGGTAAGATTGAGACCTATTATTATGACATCAGTTTCAACTGTTGCTGGTACAGTTCCTGCTGCACTCTCTCTTGGGCCAGGTGCTGAGACGCGTATTCCTATGGCACTAGCCGTCATTGGAGGACTCGTCTTTTCGACGGTTCTAACTCTCTATATTGTTCCTTGTATTTACACTCTGTTACCTGGAAGAATTAATGAAGAAAGACAGTCGATTTAA